In the Salvia splendens isolate huo1 chromosome 16, SspV2, whole genome shotgun sequence genome, gaactatgtatttttttaattatgtatgtttttattatttatataaaatgttcgcattttctccgtatttgtgtcgaaattttaatttcgtatttaaattttgtatataaaaatgtgaaattgtgttgttgggatgtcctagtgctagtccactattgtgcagTAGGAAGttctagtgatgtggcagtggggtgagaagtccttatgacgtaacagaaggtgtttttggaaagtcATAGTTCTAGTCCGTAGAGAAGTCcttgctattgtggatgctctaaatgtgGACAATATTTCGCGGAAGTAGGGAGTAGTACTCCTAATAAGCATTTATATTCTgcaatttatgatatttatattcCGATATATTCtgaaatttatgatatttataatcCGTTCTCCCCTCtctataaaaaaatgatattaataCGTGTACGTCTCAAACACACAACACAACATAACAGTATCATTTCAGTTATTTTCAACACCAATTGGGGGCACACTGGTCTTTTCACATCGTACGTTCGTCCGTCTTCATATTGTAGAAATTAACAGAAATGAGaagaatttgaaaaaatatcgTAGCAAAAGAATATAGAAACCCCAATTAAACTTCATCTCTCTCCAAAATCGATTCAATTCGTGGTCTCAAACTCCACTTCCTTGACTTTCTCATTTCCAATTGTCAATCGAGAGTTGAAAATTCACTCACCCCATCCTTGTATATATAATTCTGTACAGTTTCTGTATTTAGGTGAAAAGAATTCCCACAAACCACACTCCTTTTTTTTCCCTTGAATTGCATAATTTGAGCTGGGATCAGAAAGTTTTGATCGTGAATTTGCTGTTATTGCTCCGATTGCGGGACTTCGGTGTACCGGCGGTGCTCAATTAGTCAATTTCCGGTGAAAACGTAGAACTCAAATTTATGGCGGTTTCGACCATAGCGCTCTACTCGAGCCCGCCGAGTAGCGTGTGCTCCGCCTCGCACCAGATTAGCTCCCACGCCTCGTACGATTTGGATGTCAACGCCCGGACAACGTCGTCTGCGTCGGCATCGCCGTCGCAGAAGCCATTGATTGGTGGCCTGTCGTGCCTGTTTTCGTCGCCGGCGATCAAATCCGCGGGTTATTCATCTGGAGCGGAGGATTTGGGCTCTCTGTGGCATGATAGGAACGAGGAATTGGGGTCCTCGTATCGGTATTCGTCCTTGAGCTCGTCTATGAAGCGAGATCAGGCGCACCAGAGCCCGGTGTCGGTGCTTCAAGGCCTGAATAATTCGATTGGGCCGAGTTCTCGGAGCCCGCCCATGAGAATTAACGCGGATTTCAGCTCTATTAGGTCGGGGAGTGCGGGGATGTTCAAAGGATTCGTGAGGCACGCGCTGGGCTCGTGTGTTGATTACGATTCTTCGCCTTTCGATTTGGATGTGAAAGACTTCAATTTGTCTTCGTCGTCGAATGCTTTGTCGGCAGATGAGCTTCCTTTTAATATGGACGAGAATTTCGTGGCGATGGATTTGCCAGTCTATGCGAAGGACTTGCTGTCTGATGCGCAGTCGAAGAATTCGATATTTAGGGATGAATTTGTTGTTAAGGCTTTTTATGAAGCAGAGAAGGCTCATAGAGGCCAGGTATAAAACTTCTGTTTGTTGAAATGTTTTCGGATTTTATGTAAAATGAGATGATTGTGGAATTAATTGTTCTGATCCTTTTGTTCTGTGTAGAAACGGGCAAGTGGTCATCCTTATTTACAGCATTGCGTGGAAACGGCAGCTCTCTTGGCGAACATAGGCGCAAGTTCAACAGTTGTTGCTGCGGGGCTTTTGCACGACGCCGTTGATGATTCTTTTCTCACGTTCGATCACATATCAAAGTCTTTTGGGGGTGGAGTTGGTGATTTAGTGGAGGGGGTGAgtcaaaatttgatatttattttgtttgtatAGATCTTGATAAGAAGTTGtagtctttttaaaatttttgaaatgaagtttttaGTCTTGATGTTGGGTCAATGTAGCTATGTGACTATCGTTCACGAGTCGCGACTCGTTAGAGTCCATGTGTAGAGTTGTAGGTGATGAACcggatgttgatgttgatgttgatatGGTAATGTTAATGATTGTGAAATATGTGGGTTTTAGAATGTCGAAATATGTTACTACCTTGATTGATTATTAGGGTTTGGAAGAGGGAATTTACCAATAGATCAGGAAGAATTTGCTTAAAAACTGTTTCTTTGAACATGAGATATATATGTCGGAGATGTTGAACTTGGTTTTCTTTGTCAGGTATCTAAGCTGAGCCAGTTGAGCAAGCTTGCACGGGAGAACAACACCGCCTGCAAAACTGTCGAGGCAGATAGATTGCATACCATGTTCCTTGCAATGGCAGATGCAAGGGCTGTTCTGATAAAGCTTGCTGATCGCTTGCACAATATGTTGACCTTGGATGCATTGCCGATGATCAAACAACAAAGATTTGCTAAGGAGACTTTGGAAATATTTGTTCCTCTTGCCAATAGATTAGGTATCTCGACTTGGAAAGAGCAGCTGGAAAACCTGTGTTTCACATATCTGTATCCTGACCATCATCAAGAGCTTTCCTCCAAGCTCCTGAAGTCCTTTGACGAGGCTTCCATTACTTCTTCTTTGGAGAAGTTGGAGGAAGCACTGAAGGATGCCGGGGTTTCATACCACTGTGCGTCAGGACGGCATAAAAGCTTGTACAGCATCTACTGCAAAATGTTGAAGTATGACTTTTTTTTTCACTTCCCACAATCATATCTAGATATGTATGCCATTATTACCTTTAGTTGCAATTGACTACTTAGAGATCAAACAATGACATTGTGTGTTTTGGCAACTCTCTGTGGTGTTTTCTTGTAACTATCGTACTGACCTGATGTAGTTCTTCCTCCTACAGGAAGAAGCTGAATATGGATGAAATTCACGATATTCATGGATTGCGGTTAATTGTTGAATCTGAAGAAGACTGCTATAAAGCTCTAAGAGTTGTCCAGCAGCTATGGCATGAAGTTCCCGGAAGGTTCAAAGACTACATTGTTCGTCCCAAGTGCAACGGGTATGCCAACGACTCAAAAGTTGAAAATATTGTTCTATCAGGTCTTATTTATTGTATACTTAATTTCTGTTACAAATTGCAGATACCAATCTCTGCATATAGTAGTCACAGGCAATGATATGGTGCCCCTTGAAGTTCAGATTCGAACAAAAGAGATGCATTTGCAAGCTGAGTATGGGTTAGCTGCTCATTGGAGATACAAAGAAGGAGATTCCCAATACTCCTCTTTTGTACTTCAGATGGTTGAATGGGCACGTTGGGTGATGACGTGGCAGTGTGAGGCAATAAGCAGAGACAAGTCCTCCGATGGTTTTGTCGACTCCATGAAACCACCTTGCACCTTCCCTACCCATTCTGAAGGTTGCACCTTTTCATGCAAACCCCATTGTGGCAATGATGGTCCCATCTTCGTTATCATGATTGAAAACGATAAGGTTCGCTATTGATGTCTTCTCTTGCGCCTGTTTTTAGCTTCTGTAGTTCCACTAGTTTTGCAATCTTGTTGGATAATCTGACGAAACTTTAGTTCATCGAGTTAAACGTTTAACATGATTTTCCAACCTGCAGATGTCTGTTCAAGAATTTCCAGCAAACTCATCAGTAATGGATCTGTTGGAGACAGCTGGTCGAGGCAGTTCTAGGTGGACGTCGTTCAGATTTCCTGTCAAGGAGGAACTGAGGCCGCGACTGAACCACAAGCCGGTCAGCGATCCTACCTGCAAGCTGAAAATGGGCGATGTCGTGGAATTAACCCTGGCCATACCAGACAAGTCGCTGACAGAGTACCGGGAAGAAATCCAGCGGATGTACAACAGAGGCGCGACACCCTTGGCTGCTGGCTCCATGGCTAGCTTCCAAAGCTGACCCGTCTATACCTCAATTCATTCTTTGATAGTCTTACATTtgataacataaaaaaaaataggcaTTCTTGTATATAAGAAGCATTTGTAAAGAACAGTTCATGTTGTGTTATGAATGGAATTACTATTTATCCAACTGCCATTGTTGTTGATTACAGTATTTCCTTTTATTGTATCACATCTTAGTTTACATTTAAATTTTAGTTGCTTTTGATTGTGTTATGAGTTAAATGAGCTCATTTATGCAGTAGGTTTGATAAGTATACTCGTTCCAAAATtactgaaaaaattaaaaaatataataattaaaatcttattaTGTCAAAAGAAAATGGCAATTTACAAGAGGAAAATGGAACTAATTACTCCgctaaaaagaaaaacctttttACGCGGGGAAGAAAATAGGCGAGAAAATCACCACACACAGAGCAAGCCGGAGAAATTTTCCGATCAGTCAATCAGCGGCGGTAGAGATGTCGGTGCACGACCGCGCGACGGCGGCGGTCCTGGCACAGATGATGTTCGCGGCGGACGGCGTATTGTTCGGCGTCGGCGTCGCCTACGTGGCGTATCGCAGCATCCGCAAATACGCGGCCAGTGCGTCCGCCCTCCGAAAAATTCGCGACGCGCCGTCGGTCCTGCCGTCCGGTCTCCGGTCGATTCTCACCGACGGCGATTATTCTAGTAGCTCTGATCCAGACGCCGGGGAGTCGTCCAGCTCGAATGGGGGCGGGAGATTGGTCATCGTAAGGGGTAGTGTGGAGGTGAAATCGGCGGCGGAGAAGGCGAATTGGAAGGCATTGATGGGGAATAGTTTAGTCGCTTCGAATGGTTCTGGTGAAAAGGGGGTGATATTGCAGATATCTCAAACCGTATGTTATTTCCTTTATTAGAGAAATTTATTAaccattttttttctgaatttatttTCCTGCATTTATTCTTCAACTGATTGAATTAGCACGAATTGATGAAGCTTTACCAGTAATATCTAAATCATGTTTATTGAATTATTGTTTTCTCTTTCTAATTGACCATTGAAGTGTATATACAATGAGTGGAAGGGGGTTTTTGGATGGACTACTGATCTGCGCAATACGATCGCTGGATCGTTGAAAGAGCAAGAAACATCGGCTACGAGAATGGTAACttattatattttcaataatcataaaattttataagTTCGGAATTATTTCGTTAAAATCATTTAGTTGTCGTGTCCTTTCGAAATGCACTGGCCTTATCGTCTAGCATTAGATGCTTCCGCTGTACTAATATTCTAACTGATCAGATGATTTGCAATGTTCTGAAAAATCAGATTCTATGGTTTGATCATCAGCGCATGATGCATGTAGGGGCTAAGAGCTACTTATGTTTTGCTTCCTCTTGGAATGTCATGTTTTTTTGGGGAAGAGATTTATCGTTTTAGATCCATTCTAGTAATTTTCAGTGTCTGCAATAATAACATTGAGGTTGGTCTTCATTGACAAATGCATTGTATATGCCCCCTCAGGTTCCTTTCATTCTCGTTGAAGGTGCGAAATGGCCGCAATCTGATTATGTTGTTGTCAACATGGAAGGATCAAATCACCCGCTACCTCTAACAACGGTTTATCAGCACTTGCAGCCTATAACTGCTACTCCTTACACTTTCCTGCAGGCAATTTGTGGTCTTGAATATCCTGTGAGATTCTTTCTATATGTACTTgttgtgataaaaaaaaattatgttgcTCTTTATTACTATTTCTTTCTTACTTACAAAGAATATTTTCCCATCAGGTTGGAATGCTCTATGAGGAAAAAATCCTCCCTCTTGGGAAGGATATAACTGCTGTTGGAATTTGCAGTCTTAAAAACGGGGGTTTTGAGATAAAATCCTCCAAGGATCTTCCTTACTTCCTGTATGTGGATTTTCTCTTAAAAATCCGTTGATTTTGACGTTATGTGTTAGGCTACCTTTCCAGACATTCTGTGTGCTGGCTGTTTAGGAATTTGTTGAGAATTGAGACCAATTCTTTATCACAGAAAGTATTTATCAGGAGAGCTCAGCAGCTGTAGGTTCTACAATATGTAATTCTGAAGTGTTGTAGTCTCTAGTGTTGATTCTTCCTCCTCAACGAGAGATAGTCTAGAAAACTGACCAATCTGTCGCTCTATCCATAGGTCTGCATTGACCAAAGATCAACTAGTGGCGGATCTTTCCTTCAAGACAAAAGTGTTAATGTGGAGTGGACTTGTTTTTGGTACCATTGCTATAGGTATCCTTGGCTATTCTGTTGCGAGGTATGTTTCTCCAAACATGTCTCCAACTCAGATTAGGTTTTAACCTACAAATCATGGCATTGTAGAAACATTTCAAGTATCTAGGTAAATTTCTCTTTGTTTGCATGGAAAACTACCTTCTTCGATGGAATTAATATCCTCTCTTACATGGTCGATTAGAACATTGCTTCTCTTTATTCAGAACTCTTGAATGGCTTATCTGAACTTTACTAGGTCCTGCTTATTTTGTACAACCCTTTTGCCTAGTTTAACTCTAATTAAATCCATCTCATTTTGTTATATGGAACGGTCTTCTGCAGGAACTGGACTAAGTATAAAGATTGGAGAAGCCAACGGCGAACTCAGCAGCAAAATAACTCCACTAGGATTGCCAGCGAATCTTTGAACGATGAAGTCTTgggtgaagaagctgaagcAATTCCCGATGGTGAGCTCTGTGTCATTTGCCTCATGCGAAGGCGGCGCTCTGCCTTTGTCCCCTGCGGGCATTTGGTCTGCTGTCAGCGCTGCGCCCTCTCTGTCGAGCGTGAGATAGCTCCAAAATGTCCCCTATGTAGACAGACGATCCAGAGCTCCGTTAGGATTTACGATTCCTGAGATTATTCGTGATGCCTGCCAGATTTAGCATAGAGATAAACTGCATCTGTGTGATACCTCTAGTGTACTAACTGTTGAGTCATCAGAAAAGTATTGAGAATGTGACAACATATCTGTATATATACTAATTTTTGTGATAGCGTATCACATTCATCTTCTCCTTCGttattgtttctttttttatgtttcCTTTATTCGGATGGTTTTGAAGTTTGTCTGGACAGGAATCAGAGGTGTCAggacaagaaaagaaaagattaaaATTCATTCCTAAAAACAGAGGGCAAAAAAACCAGTTCTTTCACAACTATGTCAAATACTCCTTCACTCTCACACCCACCTTCCACAGCGATGCAGTCGCCTTTCTTGTCAGCCTGAATCTCCCACTTGCTGTCGTACTTCCTCAGCAATGCTCTGGCTCCATCTATGGTCTCCTCTCCCAACACTTGTCCATCAAATCCTGCGTTTTCTTTCTCTCACACACCATTTCTCCTTGCCCCTGCCGGCTCGTGCTTGTGCTTCGTCTCCTGTTGTTGGTTCTTGATCATTGGAAATAAGTAGTGTATTaagttagtagtagtatttttcatGGAGATTGATTATATTTAGCCATTTCaaacaaatgaaataattaCAAATAGAAATAGAATAGATATAAGAATACAAGTGGAAAGAGGTACTAAACGAATTATCTGATCCATATAATTTCTCTCATTCATTCGACGGCCTTCATGTCCccattttttatcattttttcaccGCAGTAGTAGAGACAAATGAAGTAGTTGCACAATGCACAGTAAAATCCTTCATGTTCATATCTATTGTGCCGACAAAAGTCGCAGCGGCGTTTTGTGGTGAGAAGTTGAAAGGTGAGAGGGTGTGGATGGGTTTCTGCATTCACATCATATTCCTGACCCATCTTGATGTTTCTATACTCTCCGGATGTAGTTATAAAGCATCGTGGATGGAAGGATACATCGCAGGGGCGGCAGTGATACATCCAACTCCTGGGATTCATTTGTGTTTCGCATTGATCGCAGTAGAAATCGCCAGGACGATTAAGAGTGGCGTCATACGTCAGCAGCAGCGGGTGATGCCTGTCCCATCTACGGCTGCTGACCGACACAGGCAGCAAAGCGCATCTGAAGTGCACAATGAAATCACATGAACTATTGCAGCACCTGTAACAATCATAATCGTGTATGCGTCGGCCACAACCAGCAGCACACGACAAGCGCCTTCGGTTGATATCCCTGCCTAGATCCGACCGAGTCACATGCTTGAGGAGATGTCGAGGGTGAGCTGCGTGGAGTATGGTATCCGGCAAACAAGCGCATTGGATATCTACTTGGAAGCTACACTTTGTACAACTGTAAAACAGCCCATTCATATCATACTCACACACACTGCAATTTTCGTAGTTCCAAGGTTGATGTTTGTCACAAGATCGAAGGTCCAGCGAGTGGTGGTGGAGTGGAAGTGAGGAGAGTTGAGGTGGCAAGTGAAAGCATGCCAAGTGAAGATTGTATTTGCATTCACTGCACCTCATGTAGTAGTAGTAacatttactactactactactacttgatgatgatgatatagGAGTGATGCACCCATCACATATCAATTCCGATCTCACTCCATAATTCTCCTCGTCTTCTCCTCCTCCTAGGTTTTGAGGGTGTTGAGATGTGGATGAGACTAAAGTGAGCTGATGTTGGTGACGAAGGAACTTATATTTCATATTCACTaactgatggggtacgtactaaacaagcccaatagcagtgacggcccatcagcccaaagcccaaggaagagtatcagttcggcattaccaaagagttcggccccagcctacagctcggtaaaagccaaccaatcagttcggcattaccaaagagttcggccccagcctacagctcggtaaaagccgaccaatcaagctctactctcagatcggcaaaagctgctcggcaatagttcagaagttcggtctcagtattcgaccgaactgggagatagtggactcatgcagaacctccacgacctccactacacgatctatttagtggtgtcaactcatgcaggatctcatgcaggatagcggaccaaacaaagagatagtggacccatgcaggatctcatgacctccacgacatccactacctagttagtggtgatgcaagccacgacctagttagtggtgatgcaagccacgatcttagttcaatgtataaatagaacttagatcagatagaggaAAGGCTggagacatcaaatatcatatagcaagtctgtatttgtaagctggaaaaccagatcaagcaatacaatcttgccctcctttcttcccgtggacgtagatttacctcagtaaatcgaaccacgtaattccttgtgtcgtgatctatattcattacctgcatttactactatcaaaaattcgcccaaccatcactggcgccgtctgtgggaaacagagaaccaaatctgtgataaaagcgagtttttgatcctcttccaccaaaaaaatgcataccagatcacataatacccgtgcttccgttcgtgataaccatgaggaagctagtccagcccgcaggtctagaaaacagcctcgggagaaatctacttccagttctcacggagaaggaacaagccgctcaaagactcatcgcaccgagtcttcccagcagcccgatttgaacgaggctgtcaagttgtttttggccgagaagcaggaagagttcttaattttcctgcaaaagggccaaaagccggagacgaaaacggtggattctccctcctcatccagacatgaaagtcactaccgcagtagtgccgtgtcttccaggaagaagaatcctcaaccccgacatgttcctgttcctccccggtaccggaatcacaggaaaactccatctcctccataccgaagagatgtcgggttcgccatgtacggagcattgaagactccgttctcggacgatatcacccgaactcccttaccacagaactaccgaactccgtcaatgacttatgacgggttagtgaatcctcatgacttcctgggacgctatcagtataacatggtgaaccagggtctcaatgaggtccatatgtgcaagctgtttcccgagctgcttatcgggaacgcaagaaggtggttcgatagcctcccccaaggcagcattagatcttaccgagatctaatggatgctttc is a window encoding:
- the LOC121772712 gene encoding probable GTP diphosphokinase RSH2, chloroplastic isoform X2 — translated: MAVSTIALYSSPPSSVCSASHQISSHASYDLDVNARTTSSASASPSQKPLIGGLSCLFSSPAIKSAGYSSGAEDLGSLWHDRNEELGSSYRYSSLSSSMKRDQAHQSPVSVLQGLNNSIGPSSRSPPMRINADFSSIRSGSAGMFKGFVRHALGSCVDYDSSPFDLDVKDFNLSSSSNALSADELPFNMDENFVAMDLPVYAKDLLSDAQSKNSIFRDEFVVKAFYEAEKAHRGQKRASGHPYLQHCVETAALLANIGASSTVVAAGLLHDAVDDSFLTFDHISKSFGGGVGDLVEGVSKLSQLSKLARENNTACKTVEADRLHTMFLAMADARAVLIKLADRLHNMLTLDALPMIKQQRFAKETLEIFVPLANRLGISTWKEQLENLCFTYLYPDHHQELSSKLLKSFDEASITSSLEKLEEALKDAGVSYHCASGRHKSLYSIYCKMLKKKLNMDEIHDIHGLRLIVESEEDCYKALRVVQQLWHEVPGRFKDYIVRPKCNGYQSLHIVVTGNDMVPLEVQIRTKEMHLQAEYGLAAHWRYKEGDSQYSSFVLQMVEWARWVMTWQCEAISRDKSSDGFVDSMKPPCTFPTHSEGCTFSCKPHCGNDGPIFVIMIENDKMSVQEFPANSSVMDLLETAGRGSSRWTSFRFPVKEELRPRLNHKPVSDPTCKLKMGDVVELTLAIPDKSLTEYREEIQRMYNRGATPLAAGSMASFQS
- the LOC121771216 gene encoding E3 ubiquitin-protein ligase SPL2-like, translated to MSVHDRATAAVLAQMMFAADGVLFGVGVAYVAYRSIRKYAASASALRKIRDAPSVLPSGLRSILTDGDYSSSSDPDAGESSSSNGGGRLVIVRGSVEVKSAAEKANWKALMGNSLVASNGSGEKGVILQISQTCIYNEWKGVFGWTTDLRNTIAGSLKEQETSATRMVPFILVEGAKWPQSDYVVVNMEGSNHPLPLTTVYQHLQPITATPYTFLQAICGLEYPVGMLYEEKILPLGKDITAVGICSLKNGGFEIKSSKDLPYFLSALTKDQLVADLSFKTKVLMWSGLVFGTIAIGILGYSVARNWTKYKDWRSQRRTQQQNNSTRIASESLNDEVLGEEAEAIPDGELCVICLMRRRRSAFVPCGHLVCCQRCALSVEREIAPKCPLCRQTIQSSVRIYDS
- the LOC121772712 gene encoding probable GTP diphosphokinase RSH2, chloroplastic isoform X1; this encodes MAVSTIALYSSPPSSVCSASHQISSHASYDLDVNARTTSSASASPSQKPLIGGLSCLFSSPAIKSAGYSSGAEDLGSLWHDRNEELGSSYRYSSLSSSMKRDQAHQSPVSVLQGLNNSIGPSSRSPPMRINADFSSIRSGSAGMFKGFVRHALGSCVDYDSSPFDLDVKDFNLSSSSNALSADELPFNMDENFVAMDLPVYAKDLLSDAQSKNSIFRDEFVVKAFYEAEKAHRGQKRASGHPYLQHCVETAALLANIGASSTVVAAGLLHDAVDDSFLTFDHISKSFGGGVGDLVEGVSKLSQLSKLARENNTACKTVEADRLHTMFLAMADARAVLIKLADRLHNMLTLDALPMIKQQRFAKETLEIFVPLANRLGISTWKEQLENLCFTYLYPDHHQELSSKLLKSFDEASITSSLEKLEEALKDAGVSYHCASGRHKSLYSIYCKMLNSSSYRKKLNMDEIHDIHGLRLIVESEEDCYKALRVVQQLWHEVPGRFKDYIVRPKCNGYQSLHIVVTGNDMVPLEVQIRTKEMHLQAEYGLAAHWRYKEGDSQYSSFVLQMVEWARWVMTWQCEAISRDKSSDGFVDSMKPPCTFPTHSEGCTFSCKPHCGNDGPIFVIMIENDKMSVQEFPANSSVMDLLETAGRGSSRWTSFRFPVKEELRPRLNHKPVSDPTCKLKMGDVVELTLAIPDKSLTEYREEIQRMYNRGATPLAAGSMASFQS